A DNA window from Engystomops pustulosus chromosome 10, aEngPut4.maternal, whole genome shotgun sequence contains the following coding sequences:
- the LRRC53 gene encoding leucine-rich repeat-containing protein 53: MAALPRNSKVVVITEGDVSLIGINNFSHLLDLTLLELRGNKIKKIQDGAFSNLPKLQTLILDHNQISSTSISNRTFFTLTSLETLQLNSNFFGGIDGTWFRNTEGLIRLEINRNHITDLTHKSLGSNALRHLQYLDLSSNFISFIHEGTFQSLQKLKELDLSKNRLTKLPNLFSFLSRLSLLNLSHNYWNCSCELYQLAEFLRSYTNSTRRLLKNRNGLQCNYSSNSTVLSLLQLTDQNCGSRSYNITVITREKNTGSTREGLLIAILVITGIIAFSFLLTLIVKCSLKLNKSIEPRAAWCSCREAQHLPAIRGPVQNIDVTQEEVSDVMSSADPRRIGRIFQKKRPGSWPPLGCNVQDSGKSTGRYYICFQCRLVQWRPPSPTARSDTNEVGCISNSIQRIPDNPKDFVHAAPREGANTTVLQELSRFNKGETSGRRDMSQIRSDNFPQPDLCRDSQRNMGPYKQNADVMSRLTTKGSAEMKMHVARPPPRAHRSLRGGPSVLLNERKDISSQTDNDLICKYMECDKLEEPRRQITEPETQNVKFEEQKIQSRVTEENCFLNNDGVLLSARIRKVNIPKSVGFYIPHIQHKSDMAVNTPQSRQEQLCRPHLGSKYLLTINNQDYGARQTSCTGTLVDTLKDVYINCNTMYSRKEQDHLRVKVNLQPFRKIRVHPQQAMEATKRGHRLPPQSPRKKSRPGNSSSSSSQTKPTTQTMVMENDTSLVDRPSKVLKDQKAKYPPKSKGKMERGDNENDKSGKEAMTPVKEEDDKLEGLSIGKLEGSSVNVLEDQGSKTAFNCDEALKCEEKRSAEQSHNPGQLKDLKIQDKSEELTETKPQTQLENQDNTGDLCGNALDPPPSNVTGISGGTDSSSSGNNINCEIDITASSLPGNKVNGHLEGNRRDDITEAGHLPGPDNSIKNTTINEATDGEIKEASAGSAAESKADETGLLIGEREDVHTEGNEKVMDHADHGEIFPASSLQSAPSRDDPPLSGVIDLQRNINQQVEKTPAQDHKLDGMKVARQDVALEPDLPLKSHQSREAESPVKNEDSLIPSQNNEAPEGSEAQTSASPPQPNRQSNANNNHSKASAESGRKRLSLSDTSKVIIVVESLNETINIQKYLSERNARRHTWQATNHPANDNDSAPGDGSQRKKICLILPEKSGARDPKSASKKIK; the protein is encoded by the exons CCCTTCCTAGGAATTCCAAGGTTGTCGTCATCACAGAAGGAGATGTCTCACTTATCGGAATCAACAACTTCTCTCATCTCTTGGACCTCACGCTGCTGGAATTAAGGGGCAACAAAATCAAGAAGATCCAAGATGGGGCCTTCAGCAACCTCCCCAAGCTGCAGACATTGATCTTGGACCATAATCAGATATCATCCACTTCCATCAGTAACAGGACCTTCTTCACCCTCACCAGTCTTGAAACTCTTCAGCTGAACAGTAATTTCTTTGGTGGCATCGATGGGACTTGGTTCAGGAACACTGAAGGTCTCATCAGACTGGAGATCAACAGGAATCACATCACTGACTTGACCCACAAAAGTCTGGGATCCAACGCTCTTCGCCATCTACAATACTTGGACCTGTCCAGTAATTTTATCAGTTTTATCCATGAAGGAACTTTCCAAAGTCTCCAGAAACTCAAAGAACTGGACCTGTCCAAGAACCGGCTGACAAAACTACCGAATCTCTTCTCATTCTTGTCTCGTCTCAGCCTCTTAAATCTGAGCCATAATTATTGGAACTGCAGCTGTGAACTTTACCAGTTGGCAGAATTTTTACGGAGTTATACGAATTCTACGAGACGACTCCTGAAGAATAGGAACGGTCTCCAATGTAACTATTCCAGCAACTCGACCGTCCTTTCTCTGCTACAGCTGACGGACCAGAACTGTGGGTCCAGATCTTATAACATCACAGTGATAACAAGAGAGAAGAACACAGGGTCCACCAGAGAAGGTCTTCTTATAGCAATCCTTGTCATCACAG GAATTATCGCCTTCTCTTTCCTTCTCACCCTCATCGTGAAATGTTCTCTCAAGCTGAACAAGTCGATTGAGCCGAGAGCGGCGTGGTGCTCCTGCAGAGAAGCTCAACATCTCCCAGCGATCCGAGGACCCGTCCAAAACATTGACGTAACCCAAGAAGAGGTCAGTGATGTGATGTCTTCTGCAGACCCTCGCAGGATCGGTAGAATATTCCAGAAGAAACGTCCAGGGTCATGGCCACCTCTGGGGTGTAACGTGCAGGATTCAGGCAAGTCTACGGGAAGGTACTACATCTGCTTCCAGTGCCGGCTGGTGCAGTGGCGCCCCCCCTCTCCTACCGCGAGGTCTGACACTAATGAAGTAGGCTGCATCTCAAACAGCATTCAAAGGATTCCCGATAATCCAAAGGACTTTGTGCATGCGGCTCCGCGGGAAGGTGCGAACACAACTGTCTTACAGGAATTGTCAAGATTTAATAAAG GTGAGACGAGTGGAAGACGAGACATGTCACAAATCAGATCTGACAACTTTCCCCAACCGGATCTGTGCCGCGACTCACAAAGAAATATGGGCCCTTACAAGCAAAATGCTGATGTCATGAGTCGTTTAACAACAAAGGGATCGGCGGAAATGAAGATGCATGTCGCGAGACCGCCGCCGCGTGCCCATCGATCACTAAGAGGTGGCCCCAGCGTTCTTCTGAATGAGAGAAAAGATATTTCTTCACAGACAGACAATGACCTTATCTGTAAATACATGGAATGTGATAAATTAGAGGAACCCAGAAGACAAATAACTGAACCGGAGacacaaaatgtaaaatttgAGGAACAGAAAATCCAAAGTCGTGTCACTGAAGAAAATTGTTTTTTGAATAATGACGGCGTTCTGCTGTCAGCCCGGATAAGAAAAGTGAATATTCCAAAGAGTGTTGGTTTTTATATACCACACATTCAGCACAAGTCAGACATGGCGGTAAACACCCCTCAATCACGGCAGGAACAGCTCTGCCGCCCGCACCTTGGGAGCAAGTATCTGCTGACTATAAATAACCAAGACTATGGAGCTAGACAGACAAGCTGCACCGGCACCCTGGTGGATACCTTGAAGGATGTGTACATCAACTGCAACACCATGTACTCCAGAAAGGAACAAGACCACCTAAGAGTGAAAGTCAATCTTCAACCGTTTCGCAAAATCAGGGTCCATCCACAGCAAGCTATGGAGGCCACCAAAAGAGGTCATCGACTCCCACCGCAGTCACCGAGGAAGAAGTCAAGACCGGGAAATTCATCCTCATCTTCTTCCCAGACAAAACCAACAACCCAAACCATGGTTATGGAGAATGACACATCTCTTGTTGACCGTCCATCGAAGGTTTTGAAAGATCAAAAAGCTAAATATCCTCCAAAGTCTAAGGGGAAGATGGAGAGAGGCGATAATGAGAATGATAAATCTGGTAAAGAAGCAATGACACCAGTCAAGGAAGAGGATGATAAACTAGAAGGTCTTTCCATCGGGAAACTAGAAGGTTCCTCAGTAAATGTTCTTGAAGATCAAGGTTCAAAAACAGCCTTCAACTGTGACGAGGCTTTGAAATGTGAAGAAAAGCGTTCTGCAGAGCAAAGCCATAATCCCGGCCAGCTTAAAGATCTGAAGATACAAGACAAGAGCGAAGAGTTAACGGAGACCAAGCCACAGACACAGTTGGAAAACCAAGATAACACTGGCGATCTCTGCGGCAATGCGCTTGATCCACCACCGTCAAATGTCACCGGTATTTCTGGAGGAACAGACTCTTCCTCAAGTGGAAATAACATTAACTGTGAAATAGATATTACTGCTTCATCATTGCCAGGTAATAAGGTCAATGGCCATTTAGAGGGCAATAGAAGAGATGATATTACTGAAGCGGGTCATTTGCCCGGACCTGATAATTCAATTAAAAACACAACGATCAATGAAGCCACAGATGGAGAGATTAAGGAGGCCAGTGCCGGCTCAGCGGCTGAATCCAAGGCAGACGAGACCGGGCTCCTTATAGGGGAAAGGGAAGATGTACACACAGAAGGAAACGAGAAGGTTATGGATCACGCAGACCATGGAGAAATATTTCCTGCTTCTAGTTTACAAAGCGCTCCCTCAAGAGATGATCCACCATTGAGCGGAGTCATTGACCTTCAGCGTAACATCAATCAGCAGGTGGAGAAGACACCGGCCCAGGATCATAAACTTGATGGAATGAAAGTCGCTCGACAAGATGTTGCGCTAGAACCAGACCTGCCCCTTAAGTCACATCAGTCACGAGAAGCCGAGTCTCCTGTAAAGAATGAGGATTCCTTAATTCCGAGTCAAAATAATGAGGCACCGGAGGGGTCGGAGGCGCAGACATCTGCATCACCCCCTCAACCGAACCGGCAAAGTAATGCAAATAACAATCACTCCAAAGCGTCTGCGGAGAGCGGGAGGAAGCGCCTCAGCCTGTCAGACACCTCCAAAGTCATCATTGTTGTAGAAAGTCTAAACGAAACAATCAACATACAAAAATATCTGAGCGAACGCAACGCAAGACGCCACACCTGGCAGGCGACAAATCATCCCGCTAATGACAATGACAGCGCACCAGGAGACGGCAGCCAGAGGAAGAAAATCTGCCTCATCCTTCCCGAGAAATCCGGAGCCCGGGACCCCAAATCTGCCAGCAAGAAAATCAAGTGA